Proteins from a genomic interval of Microbacterium esteraromaticum:
- a CDS encoding type I restriction endonuclease subunit R gives MTRLTEADWEQDALDTLAEPLGWRTLAGEQIAPGTGERDTWDDLLIRPRLLEALRRLNPGVPGEYLQQALAEIASPKSQDAITENHRIHQYLVGGYPLSYIDADGIEQNPRLRLLSADPSQNDWLAANQLTVRQGDLHRRLDVVLFVNGMPLVITELKRAGSASTGVAPAHAQLQTYLREFPMAFRFCVLTLASDGLEAKYGTPFTPLNHFAPWNVDDDGAPLTQPRVENGIDYQPLDDALGGLFNQERFLQLVRNFTAFDENADGLTKRIAKPHQYFAVTKAVGSTVQAVETNGKAGVVWHTQGSGKSMEMELYANLVSRHPKLKNPTVIVVTDRTELDGQLFQTFDQSLLLAEKPMQVRERAQLRDELSNRVTGGIYFTTLQKFGLSETEKQAGRQHPLLTDRRNVIVVVDEAHRSHYDDLDGYARHLRDALPNATLIAFTGTPISFAERDTRAVFGDYIDIYDLTRAVDDGATVPVYFEPRLIKVSLADGASDEDIDRAADEYTTGLDDTERARLEASVAVVNAVYGAPERIERLAADLVAHWEERRDRMKPFLESPGKALIVGGTREICARLYAAIVELRPDWHSDALDSGRIKVVYSGSASDQPPISEHVRRESENKAIKTRLKDASDELELVIVKDMMLTGFDAPPLHTLYLDRPLKGALLMQTLARVNRTFRGKQDGLLVAYAPLADNLAKALSEYTVSDQQNKPIGRDVDEAVGIATELVAQIRDMLAECDWRAIAAQGGSRAWRTAATTVTNYLRDATNPLNAEELGSERLASRYRAATGRLARAWALASGREGLAELHDEIAFYEEVRVWMAKFDAAERQSRDEPIPEEISRLLGTLVAESIAPGDVVDIYEAAGLPRLSLDDLGSEFLIKAQEAPNAHLAIEALRKSLTDAGSAATRGNLVRQRAFSERIAEIMNRYTNQQLTSAEVIAELVELAKDVAAEASRGSTFSPPLSSDELAFYDAVATNESAVDVQGGDVLAQIARDLVAVMRRDVRTDWTVRDDVRAKLRSSIKRLLVKYKYPPDKQSEAIKLVMEQMESMAPRYADERRR, from the coding sequence GTGACAAGACTCACCGAAGCCGACTGGGAACAGGACGCCCTCGACACGCTCGCCGAGCCGCTCGGATGGCGCACGCTCGCCGGCGAACAGATCGCACCGGGCACCGGTGAACGCGACACGTGGGACGATCTGCTCATCCGGCCCCGGCTGCTCGAAGCTCTCCGTCGACTCAACCCGGGAGTGCCGGGGGAGTACCTTCAGCAGGCGCTTGCCGAAATCGCATCACCGAAATCGCAGGATGCGATCACCGAGAACCACCGAATCCACCAGTACCTCGTCGGCGGCTACCCGCTCAGCTACATCGACGCCGACGGCATCGAACAGAACCCGCGCCTTCGACTGCTCAGCGCAGACCCCTCGCAGAACGACTGGCTTGCCGCCAACCAACTGACCGTACGACAGGGCGACCTGCACCGGCGCCTCGACGTCGTCCTGTTCGTCAACGGAATGCCGCTGGTCATCACCGAACTGAAGCGCGCAGGATCAGCATCCACCGGCGTCGCGCCCGCGCACGCCCAGCTGCAGACCTACCTGCGCGAGTTCCCGATGGCATTCCGGTTCTGTGTGCTCACCCTCGCCAGCGACGGCCTCGAAGCGAAGTACGGCACCCCCTTCACCCCGCTCAACCACTTCGCACCCTGGAACGTCGACGACGACGGCGCACCGCTCACCCAGCCGCGCGTCGAAAACGGGATCGACTACCAACCGCTCGATGACGCCCTCGGCGGATTGTTCAACCAAGAACGATTCCTGCAGCTCGTGCGCAACTTCACCGCGTTTGACGAAAACGCCGACGGCCTCACCAAACGCATCGCCAAACCCCACCAGTACTTCGCCGTGACCAAAGCCGTCGGATCGACCGTGCAAGCGGTCGAGACCAACGGCAAAGCCGGTGTGGTGTGGCACACCCAGGGGTCGGGCAAGTCGATGGAGATGGAACTGTACGCGAACCTCGTCTCGCGGCATCCGAAGCTCAAGAACCCCACCGTGATCGTCGTCACCGACCGCACCGAACTGGACGGTCAACTGTTCCAGACCTTCGACCAGAGCCTGCTGCTGGCAGAGAAACCCATGCAGGTGCGTGAGCGCGCGCAGCTGCGCGACGAGCTCAGCAACCGCGTGACCGGCGGCATCTACTTCACCACACTGCAGAAGTTCGGACTCAGCGAAACCGAGAAGCAGGCCGGCCGCCAGCATCCGCTTCTCACCGACCGACGCAACGTCATCGTCGTCGTCGACGAAGCCCACCGCAGCCACTACGACGACCTCGACGGCTACGCACGCCACCTGCGCGACGCCCTACCCAACGCAACACTCATCGCGTTCACCGGAACCCCGATCTCGTTCGCCGAACGCGACACCCGCGCCGTCTTCGGCGACTACATCGACATCTACGACCTCACCCGTGCCGTCGACGACGGCGCCACCGTACCGGTGTACTTCGAACCACGACTGATCAAGGTGTCTCTGGCCGACGGCGCGAGCGACGAAGACATCGACCGCGCCGCGGACGAGTACACCACCGGCCTTGACGACACCGAACGGGCCCGACTTGAAGCATCCGTCGCCGTCGTCAACGCCGTCTACGGTGCACCCGAACGAATCGAACGACTCGCCGCCGACCTCGTCGCCCACTGGGAAGAGCGCCGAGACCGGATGAAACCGTTCCTCGAATCGCCGGGAAAGGCGCTCATCGTCGGAGGCACACGCGAGATCTGCGCACGCCTGTACGCGGCGATCGTCGAGCTGCGTCCCGACTGGCACTCGGACGCACTCGACTCCGGACGGATCAAGGTCGTCTATTCGGGGTCGGCGTCGGATCAGCCGCCGATCAGCGAGCACGTGCGTCGAGAGTCTGAGAACAAAGCGATCAAGACGCGACTCAAAGACGCATCCGACGAGCTTGAGCTCGTGATCGTCAAAGACATGATGCTCACCGGCTTCGACGCGCCGCCCCTGCACACCCTCTACCTCGACCGGCCCCTGAAGGGCGCACTGCTCATGCAGACTCTGGCGCGAGTGAACCGCACGTTCCGCGGCAAACAGGATGGCCTCCTCGTCGCGTACGCGCCGTTGGCCGACAACCTCGCCAAAGCGCTGTCGGAGTACACGGTCTCAGACCAGCAGAACAAGCCGATCGGACGCGATGTCGACGAGGCGGTCGGAATCGCGACCGAACTGGTCGCGCAGATCCGCGACATGCTCGCCGAATGCGACTGGCGTGCGATCGCCGCGCAAGGTGGATCGCGGGCATGGCGAACCGCCGCGACGACCGTCACCAACTACCTGCGAGACGCCACGAACCCGCTCAATGCCGAAGAACTCGGATCCGAACGTCTGGCGTCGCGCTACCGAGCCGCCACGGGCCGGCTGGCACGAGCATGGGCGCTCGCATCGGGCCGCGAAGGACTCGCCGAGTTGCACGACGAGATCGCCTTCTACGAAGAGGTGCGGGTGTGGATGGCGAAGTTCGACGCCGCCGAGCGCCAATCCCGCGACGAACCGATCCCCGAAGAGATCTCGCGGCTCTTGGGAACCCTCGTCGCCGAATCGATCGCCCCCGGAGACGTCGTCGACATCTACGAGGCCGCCGGGCTTCCTCGGCTATCGCTGGATGACCTGGGTTCCGAGTTCCTCATCAAGGCGCAGGAGGCGCCGAACGCGCACCTCGCGATCGAAGCGTTGCGCAAGTCACTGACGGATGCCGGATCCGCAGCCACCCGAGGGAACCTCGTTCGACAGCGCGCCTTCTCGGAACGAATCGCCGAGATCATGAACCGCTACACGAACCAACAGCTCACATCAGCCGAGGTCATCGCCGAACTCGTCGAGCTCGCGAAGGACGTTGCAGCCGAAGCCTCGCGCGGATCGACGTTCTCGCCACCGTTGTCGAGCGACGAACTGGCGTTCTACGACGCCGTTGCGACGAACGAATCAGCCGTCGACGTACAGGGCGGCGACGTGCTCGCGCAGATCGCGCGCGACCTCGTCGCCGTCATGCGACGCGACGTACGCACCGACTGGACCGTGCGCGATGATGTGCGCGCGAAGCTGCGCTCATCGATCAAGCGACTGCTGGTGAAGTACAAATACCCACCGGACAAGCAGTCCGAGGCGATCAAGTTGGTCATGGAGCAGATGGAATCCATGGCGCCGCGGTACGCGGATGAGCGGCGCAGGTGA
- a CDS encoding Fic family protein, whose amino-acid sequence MRATDFTSSRFGEIKKDPIGPWPHPYFLPASIPRQLPLEADTVAAVARASTALGQLSGFALLVNDPELLLGPSMAQEALASSRIEGTEASLSEVLSSANDDVLVENENLREVSNYLKAATQGITLLETWPFTQCFFCALHETLLTGTRGEEKFPGDLRRSPVWIGSPNARPETAKFIPPLPSELGALLDDWEHFANDPSTMPAVVRAALTHYQFETIHPFLDGNGRIGRLLIGFQLMNEGVLPAPVLHISGYFESHRPEYYQRLQAVRERGEIEEWVMFFCAAVEDAAARSSARIRALLALRETYRTQARTERSSLPALIDAVFRNPVITVSTIMDAAGLSQPGASKLIHKAEARGWVTSVGRWGRGGKERWLAKEVWAAVTDGADFDEEDTK is encoded by the coding sequence ATGCGAGCTACTGACTTCACCAGCTCGCGTTTCGGTGAGATCAAGAAAGACCCGATCGGGCCCTGGCCTCACCCGTACTTTCTGCCGGCCAGCATCCCACGTCAACTCCCGCTCGAAGCAGACACGGTCGCGGCAGTCGCGCGAGCAAGCACGGCCCTCGGGCAGTTGTCCGGCTTCGCGCTACTGGTCAACGATCCCGAGCTTCTGCTCGGACCATCGATGGCACAGGAAGCCCTTGCGAGCTCGCGCATCGAAGGAACCGAAGCATCACTCAGCGAGGTGCTGTCTTCGGCGAACGACGACGTGCTCGTCGAGAACGAGAACCTTCGTGAGGTCAGCAACTACCTCAAGGCGGCGACCCAGGGGATCACTCTGCTCGAGACCTGGCCCTTCACGCAGTGCTTCTTCTGCGCCCTCCACGAGACGCTGCTGACCGGCACCAGAGGTGAAGAGAAGTTCCCGGGCGACCTTCGCCGTTCACCCGTCTGGATCGGTTCGCCGAACGCCAGACCCGAGACGGCGAAGTTCATCCCGCCCCTGCCCAGTGAACTCGGGGCCCTCCTGGATGACTGGGAACACTTCGCCAACGACCCGTCGACCATGCCCGCCGTGGTTCGTGCGGCACTAACGCACTACCAGTTCGAGACGATCCATCCCTTCCTCGACGGCAACGGACGGATCGGCCGGCTACTCATCGGATTCCAACTGATGAACGAGGGCGTACTTCCGGCTCCCGTGCTGCACATCTCCGGGTACTTCGAATCCCACCGCCCCGAGTACTACCAACGACTGCAGGCGGTGCGCGAGCGCGGCGAGATCGAAGAGTGGGTGATGTTCTTCTGCGCGGCGGTCGAGGACGCCGCCGCGCGGAGTTCCGCGCGCATCAGAGCGTTGCTCGCGCTTCGCGAGACCTACCGAACGCAGGCGCGAACAGAGCGCTCATCGTTGCCCGCACTCATCGACGCCGTGTTCCGGAACCCCGTGATCACAGTGTCGACGATCATGGATGCCGCCGGACTGTCGCAACCCGGAGCCTCCAAACTCATCCACAAGGCCGAAGCCCGTGGATGGGTCACCTCGGTGGGCCGGTGGGGACGCGGGGGCAAAGAGCGGTGGCTGGCGAAGGAAGTCTGGGCTGCCGTGACCGATGGAGCTGACTTCGACGAGGAGGACACGAAGTGA